The Scomber japonicus isolate fScoJap1 chromosome 13, fScoJap1.pri, whole genome shotgun sequence genome includes a window with the following:
- the slc35f2 gene encoding solute carrier family 35 member F2, producing the protein MERREEDRLCGKCRVTCGPYSYNLGDIFTWRLLKTIAMGQILSLLICGTGVSCQYLADVGVQTPMLQSFLNYALLLLVYTTILCTRKGDRNILHILKNKWWKYLMMGLADVEANYTVVKAYQYTTLTSIQLLDCFVIPVLMVLSWFFLKTRYRMVHFVAVMVCLLGVGAMVGADIMAGREQGSSSDVLLGDGLVLLSAVLYAVSNVCQEHTVKNLSRIEFLGMMGFFGTLISGIQLAVLEIPAVQEIQWDIHIYMLFAVYALCMYTLYSFMPVVVKMTSATAVNLSLLTADLFSLFCGIFLFHYTFSALYIISFVVITVGFVLFNAVPTYSALPETRSSEDDPAEVFADHTAESSSDHLLPADKDTQRPETLMAVAAL; encoded by the exons ATGGAAAGGCGCGAGGAGGACAGGTTGTGTGGGAAATGCAGAGTTACCTGCGGACCGTACAGTTACAACTTGGGGGACATCTTCACATG GCGTCTGCTGAAGACCATCGCCATGGGCCAGATCCTGTCCCTGCTGATCTGTGGGACCGGAGTGAGCTGCCAGTACCTGGCCGACGTCGGGGTGCAGACGCCCATGCTGCAGAGCTTCCTCAACTAcgcgctgctgctgctcgtctACACGACCATCCTCTGCACCCGCAAAG GTGATAGAAACAtcttacacattttaaaaaacaagtggtggaagtatttgatgatgggtctgGCAGATGTGGAGGCAAACTACACAGTTGTGAAAGCCTACCAGTATACCACCCTGACAAGTATACAG ctgctggACTGCTTTGTGATCCCAGTGCTGATGGTGCTGTCCTGGTTCTTCCTGAAGACCCGCTACAGGATGGTCCACTTTGTAGCTGTGATGGTGTGTTTGTTGGGGGTGGGGGCCATGGTGGGAGCCGACATCATGGCTGGAAGAGAGCAGGGATCCT CCAGTGATGTGTTGCTGGGCGACGGGCTGGTCCTGCTCAGTGCCGTCCTCTATGCTGTATCCAACGTGTGCCAGGAGCACACCGTGAAGAACTTGAGCCGAATCGAATTCTTAGGCATGATGGGATTCTTTGGGACACTTATCAGCGGCATACAGCT AGCTGTGCTGGAAATTCCTGCCGTGCAGGAAATACAATGGGACATTCACATCT ACATGCTGTTTGCAGTCTATGCCCTGTGTATGTACACGCTGTACAGCTTCATGCCTGTCGTAGTGAAGATGACCAGCGCTACTGCGGTCAACCTCTCTCTACTCACAGCCGACCTCTTCAGCCTCTTCTGTGgcatcttcctcttccactaCACA TTTTCCGCTCTGTACATCATCTCGTTTGTCGTCATCACCGTGGGTTTTGTCTTGTTCAACGCTGTTCCCACGTACTCCGCTCTGCCAGAGACCCGCTCCAGTGAGGACGATCCCGCTGAAGTGTTTGCCGATCACACGGCTGAGAGCTCCTCAGACCATCTACTGCCAGCGGACAAAGACACTCAGAGACCTGAGACTCTCATGGCTGTTGCTGCACTTTGA